In Triticum aestivum cultivar Chinese Spring chromosome 5B, IWGSC CS RefSeq v2.1, whole genome shotgun sequence, the following proteins share a genomic window:
- the LOC123112682 gene encoding rhodocoxin: protein MAIAARALRRLPLHLAPALARPFCAVSPAAAAPAPAAASAKVADRIVRVLAIDLDGGRREVVGLAGQTLLRALVNAGLIEAASHRLDDIDACSAECEVHIAQEWLEKMPAASYEERYVLTRASRNRELNKHARLGCQVVLGKEHQGMVVALPEPKPWDIP, encoded by the coding sequence ATGGCGATCGCGGCGCGCGCCCTGCGCCGACTCCCGCTCCACCTCGCCCCCGCGCTCGCCCGCCCCTTCTGCGCCGtctcccccgccgccgcggcccccgccCCGGCGGCCGCGTCCGCCAAGGTCGCCGACCGCATCGTGCGCGTCCTCGCCATCGACCTCGACGGCGGGCGCCGCGAGGTGGTCGGCCTGGCCGGCCAGACCCTCCTCCGCGCGCTCGTCAACGCGGGGCTCATCGAGGCGGCCTCCCACCGCCTCGACGACATCGACGCCTGCTCCGCCGAGTGCGAGGTCCACATCGCGCAGGAGTGGCTGGAGAAGATGCCCGCGGCCTCCTACGAGGAGCGCTACGTCCTCACGCGCGCCTCCCGCAACCGGGAGCTCAACAAGCATGCCCGCCTCGGCTGCCAGGTCGTGCTCGGCAAGGAGCACCAGGGGATGGTCGTCGCCCTCCCCGAGCCCAAGCCCTGGGACATCCCGTAA